In bacterium, the following proteins share a genomic window:
- a CDS encoding tetratricopeptide repeat protein: MRIILLLAVFGLTLSVQPSSAAALPEDPAGGAAAVAEPDENVPYGVAASWLLGHRLLAEGRTADALPLLHQAYRSQPEATTIALDFQAALAAEGYLRDALTVMDKLVLDFPDSTSFRLRRSSLLARSGNDAGALADLRQLRAQGDESLALLVAEAALLDEGGKTDRALELLREGVARSPEAAGDLYLEMAGILQRRSRTAELAPWMAEAIAVAPDRPALWLVRLRALAAEGHDTEAAAAAREADLRFGTGAATPGFGDGESAVDTGEDLPADSFVVELADFYARQQKVDKAIALLLPMSERGELQLNPSLWLGRMLLGTGQEAAGSALVERMLARWPEAARAWFLKGKVAENGEDWNAALRSYRKAVELGPDDGEVRLACIRALLVAREKQPAGAAEAALAERRRELMDHCVAAAALIQEQDTGGHMILGYGFRAAGDLMRAAENFGLAAADEELRLGALIQKSLCHDDLGEDTEAREELERLRREFPDNAEVANTLGYFLAEKALDLDRAEQMVRQALAADPGNGAYLDSLGWVLYRQGRFEGALDYLIQAVNVLPEDPVILEHLGMVLKASGQRDQAVDVLRRALSFGGDAERLKGVLRELEPAAAGKR, encoded by the coding sequence GTGCGCATTATTCTCCTGCTGGCCGTGTTCGGACTGACCCTGTCGGTACAGCCATCGTCGGCCGCCGCCCTGCCGGAAGACCCGGCCGGCGGTGCCGCCGCCGTTGCCGAGCCCGACGAGAACGTTCCCTACGGCGTCGCCGCGAGCTGGCTGCTCGGCCACCGGTTGCTCGCCGAAGGCCGCACGGCGGACGCTCTGCCGTTGCTGCACCAGGCCTACCGTTCGCAGCCCGAAGCGACGACCATCGCACTGGATTTCCAGGCGGCCCTGGCCGCCGAGGGCTACCTGCGGGACGCCCTGACCGTCATGGACAAGCTCGTCCTCGACTTCCCCGATTCCACTTCGTTCAGGCTGCGCCGTTCCAGCCTGCTGGCGCGGAGCGGCAACGATGCCGGCGCGTTGGCCGACCTGCGCCAGTTGAGGGCCCAGGGCGACGAGTCGCTCGCCCTGCTCGTGGCGGAGGCTGCACTGCTCGACGAAGGCGGCAAGACCGATCGCGCACTCGAACTGCTGCGCGAAGGCGTGGCTCGCAGCCCGGAAGCCGCGGGCGACCTCTACCTCGAGATGGCCGGTATCCTGCAACGCCGATCCCGGACCGCCGAACTGGCGCCGTGGATGGCCGAGGCGATCGCGGTGGCCCCGGACCGCCCGGCGCTCTGGTTGGTGCGCCTGCGCGCCCTGGCGGCCGAGGGCCACGACACCGAAGCTGCGGCCGCGGCCCGCGAAGCCGATCTCCGTTTCGGCACCGGCGCTGCGACGCCGGGGTTCGGCGACGGGGAAAGTGCAGTGGACACAGGCGAGGACCTGCCTGCCGATTCGTTCGTCGTCGAATTGGCCGACTTCTACGCGCGCCAGCAGAAGGTCGACAAGGCCATCGCCCTGCTGCTGCCCATGTCCGAGCGCGGGGAACTGCAGTTGAACCCCTCGCTCTGGCTGGGCCGCATGCTGCTGGGAACCGGGCAGGAGGCAGCCGGTTCGGCGCTGGTCGAGCGCATGCTGGCGCGATGGCCGGAGGCGGCGCGCGCGTGGTTCCTCAAGGGCAAGGTCGCCGAGAACGGTGAGGACTGGAACGCGGCCCTTCGCTCGTACCGCAAGGCGGTGGAACTGGGGCCGGACGACGGCGAGGTGCGCCTCGCGTGCATTCGCGCCCTGCTCGTCGCGCGCGAGAAGCAGCCCGCTGGAGCGGCCGAGGCGGCGCTGGCCGAGCGACGTCGCGAACTCATGGATCACTGTGTCGCAGCGGCGGCACTCATCCAGGAGCAGGACACGGGCGGTCACATGATCCTCGGCTACGGGTTCCGCGCCGCCGGCGACCTGATGCGCGCGGCCGAGAACTTCGGGCTCGCGGCCGCCGACGAGGAATTGCGTCTCGGCGCGCTGATCCAGAAGAGCCTCTGCCACGATGACCTCGGAGAGGATACCGAGGCCCGCGAGGAGCTCGAGCGTCTGCGCCGCGAATTCCCCGACAACGCCGAGGTGGCCAACACGCTGGGTTACTTCCTGGCCGAGAAGGCGCTCGATCTCGACCGCGCCGAGCAGATGGTGCGGCAGGCTCTGGCGGCCGACCCCGGCAACGGCGCCTACCTCGACTCGCTCGGCTGGGTGCTCTATCGGCAGGGTCGTTTCGAGGGCGCGCTCGACTACCTCATCCAGGCCGTGAACGTGCTGCCGGAGGATCCCGTGATCCTCGAGCACCTCGGCATGGTGCTCAAGGCCAGCGGCCAGCGCGACCAGGCCGTGGACGTGTTGCGTCGCGCGCTGTCCTTCGGCGGCGACGCCGAGCGCCTCAAGGGCGTTCTGCGTGAGCTCGAGCCGGCGGCGGCCGGGAAGCGTTGA
- the rnc gene encoding ribonuclease III — MLALEEKIDYSFVDRTLLANALLHRSHVHVTGQERGSSNERLEFLGDAVLGLIVNEHLYRHFGDCSEGDLTKMKSLLVCGACLSEVAGEHDLGVHILMSRSEAATGGRERSSILADTTEAIIGAVYLDGGLEAARGVIQRILLDGADRVLTSRSERNYKSRLQELIQAEHKTPPRYRVVAVEGPDHDRVFRVAVSFDGRVLGVGEGRNKKAAEQTAAAAALAALEQGQGFPGSADS, encoded by the coding sequence CTGCTTGCCCTCGAGGAGAAGATCGACTACAGCTTCGTCGATCGCACCCTGCTGGCCAACGCGCTTCTCCACCGCTCCCATGTCCACGTCACCGGACAGGAACGCGGCAGCTCGAACGAGCGGCTCGAGTTCCTCGGCGACGCCGTGCTCGGCCTGATCGTCAACGAACACTTGTACCGCCATTTCGGCGACTGCTCCGAGGGCGACCTGACCAAGATGAAGTCGCTTCTGGTCTGCGGCGCCTGCCTGTCCGAGGTGGCCGGAGAGCACGACCTGGGCGTGCATATCCTCATGAGCAGGAGTGAAGCGGCGACCGGTGGGCGGGAGCGCTCCTCGATCCTCGCCGACACCACCGAGGCCATCATCGGAGCCGTCTACCTGGACGGCGGCCTCGAAGCGGCCCGCGGGGTCATCCAGAGGATCCTGCTGGATGGTGCGGACCGTGTCCTCACCAGCCGCTCCGAGCGCAACTACAAGAGCCGCCTCCAGGAACTGATCCAGGCCGAGCACAAGACGCCGCCCCGGTACCGCGTGGTGGCGGTGGAAGGCCCGGATCACGACCGTGTGTTCCGGGTGGCCGTCTCGTTCGACGGTCGCGTGCTCGGGGTGGGGGAAGGCCGCAACAAGAAGGCCGCGGAGCAGACCGCGGCGGCGGCGGCGCTGGCTGCGCTGGAACAAGGTCAGGGTTTCCCGGGTTCTGCCGATTCCTGA
- the fabF gene encoding beta-ketoacyl-ACP synthase II, whose translation MGMVTAVGLDRETSWAAMLAGQGGVAPLQGFENVSDYKTTFAAQVKGLDPETIMDPKEARKADRFVHLAMAASAQAMEQAGLADATGVKAPADPFRAGVIIGSGIGGMITFEEQHSKLVARGPRAVSPLFIPMMIGDMAAGLVSIRYGYRGANFCTVSACASGGHAIGAAFDQIRLGKADVMICGGTEAAVSPMALSGFANMKALSSRNDEPHRASRPFDRDRDGFVLGEGAGIIILESEEHALARGATIHGRICGYGMTGDAYHMTQPDNDGVGAIGSMRGALADAGLRPEQVGYINAHGTSTHFNDMVETRAIKQVFGEHAKQLKISSTKSMIGHLLGAAGGVEAVITVMALRDGVLPPTINLENPDPECDLDSCPNTAVKQKVAYALSNSFGFGGHNVTLCFGARG comes from the coding sequence ATGGGCATGGTCACGGCCGTCGGTCTTGACCGCGAGACCAGCTGGGCGGCCATGCTTGCCGGCCAGGGCGGCGTTGCGCCGCTGCAGGGTTTCGAGAACGTGTCCGATTACAAGACCACGTTCGCGGCCCAGGTCAAGGGTCTGGACCCCGAGACCATCATGGACCCGAAGGAGGCCCGCAAGGCCGACCGCTTCGTCCACCTGGCCATGGCCGCCTCCGCGCAGGCGATGGAGCAGGCCGGGCTGGCCGATGCCACAGGGGTCAAGGCGCCCGCCGACCCGTTCCGCGCCGGCGTCATCATCGGCTCGGGCATCGGCGGCATGATCACCTTCGAGGAACAGCACAGCAAGCTGGTGGCGCGCGGCCCGCGCGCGGTGTCGCCGTTGTTCATCCCGATGATGATCGGCGACATGGCGGCCGGACTCGTCTCCATCCGCTACGGCTATCGCGGCGCAAACTTCTGCACCGTCAGCGCCTGTGCCTCCGGTGGGCATGCGATCGGCGCGGCGTTCGACCAGATCCGCCTCGGCAAGGCCGACGTCATGATCTGCGGCGGCACCGAGGCTGCCGTGAGCCCGATGGCGCTCAGCGGTTTTGCGAACATGAAAGCCCTGTCTTCGCGCAACGACGAACCGCATCGCGCCAGCCGGCCGTTCGACCGCGACCGCGACGGCTTCGTGCTCGGCGAGGGTGCCGGCATCATCATCCTCGAGTCCGAGGAACATGCCCTGGCGCGCGGCGCCACCATCCATGGACGCATCTGCGGCTATGGCATGACCGGCGACGCCTACCACATGACGCAGCCCGACAACGACGGCGTCGGCGCCATCGGCTCCATGCGCGGGGCGCTGGCCGACGCCGGGCTTCGCCCCGAGCAGGTCGGCTACATCAACGCGCACGGCACGTCGACGCACTTCAACGACATGGTCGAGACACGCGCCATCAAGCAGGTCTTCGGGGAGCATGCGAAGCAGCTGAAGATCAGCTCCACCAAGTCCATGATCGGCCACCTGCTCGGCGCCGCCGGCGGCGTCGAGGCCGTGATCACGGTGATGGCGCTGCGCGACGGCGTGCTGCCGCCCACGATCAACCTCGAGAACCCGGACCCGGAGTGCGATCTCGACTCCTGCCCGAATACGGCGGTGAAACAGAAGGTGGCGTATGCCCTGTCGAACTCGTTCGGGTTCGGCGGTCACAACGTCACGCTCTGTTTCGGCGCCCGGGGGTAG
- the acpP gene encoding acyl carrier protein produces MASIQEQVYEIIQRKLSVNPEQITPEASFTEDLGADSLDTVELVMDLEEQFNITIPEEDQEKLRTVQDAIDYLEANLE; encoded by the coding sequence ATGGCGTCGATCCAGGAACAGGTTTACGAGATCATCCAGCGCAAGCTCTCGGTCAACCCCGAGCAGATCACCCCCGAGGCCTCGTTCACCGAGGACCTGGGCGCCGACTCGCTGGACACCGTCGAGCTGGTGATGGACCTCGAGGAGCAGTTCAACATCACGATCCCGGAAGAGGATCAGGAGAAGCTGCGCACCGTGCAGGACGCCATCGACTATCTCGAAGCCAACCTCGAGTAG
- the fabG gene encoding 3-oxoacyl-[acyl-carrier-protein] reductase: protein MSQGAVIVTGASRGIGEAIARELAAAGMPLVLVARSAEKLESLATELGGPDKCLACPGDIGSWEDAQRIATAAQAAFGSIYGLVNNAGVTRDGLIVRMTPEQWQAPLDVNLNGTFYFTRAVAPIMMRQRQGRIVNITSVIGLTGNAGQANYAASKAGIIALTKSVAKELGSRNVTCNAVAPGYIVTDMTADLPEKVRQDMLDRIPLKRFGETRDIAGVVRFLLSPEAAYITGQVLVVDGGMIG, encoded by the coding sequence ATGAGCCAGGGAGCCGTCATCGTCACCGGAGCCAGCCGCGGGATCGGCGAGGCCATCGCGCGGGAACTGGCCGCCGCCGGGATGCCGCTGGTGCTGGTCGCCCGGTCGGCTGAAAAGCTGGAATCGCTCGCGACGGAACTCGGCGGCCCGGACAAGTGCCTGGCCTGCCCGGGCGACATCGGCAGCTGGGAGGACGCCCAGCGCATCGCCACCGCCGCGCAGGCGGCGTTCGGGAGCATCTACGGGCTGGTCAACAACGCCGGCGTCACCCGCGACGGGCTGATCGTGCGCATGACCCCCGAGCAGTGGCAGGCGCCGCTCGACGTCAACTTGAATGGTACCTTCTACTTTACAAGGGCGGTGGCCCCCATTATGATGCGGCAGCGTCAGGGGCGGATCGTCAACATCACCTCTGTCATCGGGTTGACGGGGAACGCCGGACAGGCCAACTATGCGGCCTCGAAGGCGGGCATCATCGCCCTGACGAAATCGGTCGCCAAGGAACTCGGGAGCCGCAATGTGACGTGCAATGCGGTGGCGCCGGGGTACATTGTCACCGACATGACCGCCGATCTGCCGGAGAAAGTCCGGCAGGACATGCTCGATCGCATCCCGCTCAAGCGCTTCGGCGAGACGCGGGACATCGCCGGCGTCGTGAGGTTCCTGTTGTCACCGGAGGCCGCGTACATCACCGGGCAGGTCCTGGTGGTGGACGGGGGCATGATCGGCTAG
- the fabD gene encoding ACP S-malonyltransferase — protein MENKLHSVPMIFPGQASQAVGMARDLAAQEGPAGEFLRGVDGVLGYGLTHIMFEGPLETLTETHHAQPAILAHSLAVVLALRERGIVPSLVAGHSIGEYSAAAAAGALSPADALRAVRRRGELMFAAGTETPGAMAAVMGLGADKVAEVCREVGAQHGVVVLANHNSDAQVVISGEVAAVAAAGPALTAAGAKRVIALNVSGAFHSPLLEGAAAGFRAFLATLSIGDPQVPLVANVSARPVTTAAALGDGFGRQLVSAVRWHETMEFIAGGAGSGTPPPFVLEVGPGKVLTGLARRAYPQTQFIPVGTVDEIEALPALLAGGH, from the coding sequence ATGGAAAACAAGCTTCACAGCGTTCCCATGATTTTCCCCGGCCAGGCGTCGCAGGCCGTGGGCATGGCCCGCGACCTCGCGGCGCAGGAGGGGCCGGCCGGCGAGTTCCTGCGCGGGGTCGACGGCGTGCTCGGCTACGGCCTGACGCACATCATGTTCGAGGGCCCGCTGGAGACGCTCACCGAAACCCACCACGCACAACCGGCGATCCTCGCGCATTCGCTGGCGGTGGTGCTGGCATTGCGTGAACGCGGGATCGTGCCTTCACTGGTGGCCGGCCATTCGATCGGCGAGTACAGTGCGGCGGCGGCGGCCGGCGCCCTCAGCCCGGCCGACGCGTTGCGTGCGGTCAGGCGCCGCGGTGAACTCATGTTTGCCGCCGGCACCGAGACGCCCGGCGCCATGGCGGCGGTCATGGGACTGGGGGCGGACAAGGTCGCCGAAGTTTGCCGCGAAGTCGGCGCGCAGCATGGCGTGGTCGTGCTGGCGAACCACAACTCCGACGCGCAGGTCGTCATCTCGGGCGAGGTCGCCGCGGTGGCCGCTGCCGGCCCGGCGTTGACGGCCGCCGGTGCCAAGCGCGTCATCGCCCTGAACGTGAGCGGCGCCTTCCACTCGCCGCTGCTCGAAGGAGCGGCGGCCGGCTTCCGCGCGTTCCTGGCCACGCTCTCCATCGGCGATCCGCAGGTGCCGCTGGTGGCAAACGTCAGCGCACGGCCGGTGACGACAGCCGCCGCCCTCGGCGACGGTTTCGGGCGGCAGCTCGTGTCGGCCGTCCGCTGGCACGAGACCATGGAGTTCATCGCCGGCGGGGCCGGCAGCGGAACGCCGCCGCCGTTCGTGCTGGAGGTGGGGCCGGGCAAGGTCCTGACGGGCCTGGCGCGGCGGGCCTACCCCCAGACACAGTTCATTCCCGTCGGCACCGTCGACGAAATCGAAGCCCTGCCGGCCCTGCTGGCGGGCGGCCACTGA
- the plsX gene encoding phosphate acyltransferase PlsX: MDDSRPVIAVDAMGGDHGPQVVVPGAIAGLTAASPYRLALYGDETRIREALAGLPVEGLPVSVVACTQDIEMGEEPAAAIRNRPDSPIVRAMTDQKQGRVKAVISAGSTGAMVAASLIILKRLPGVDRPAIATRIPTVKGELLLLDAGANTECTADHLVSFAHMGSLFAREVLGVASPAVGQLNIGGESKKGTKVNIETWERLSQSGLNFIGNIEGNQLMLGPCDVVVTDGYTGNNTLKVVEGFARFMGALSKRPDLTDQERAAFAPVLGFLGRQFSYEVYGGAMLLGVSGVSIIAHGRSSSRAIASAVREAWEQVRYDLPGKLAAAGA; encoded by the coding sequence GTGGACGATAGCAGGCCCGTCATTGCGGTCGACGCCATGGGTGGCGACCACGGTCCGCAGGTCGTCGTGCCCGGCGCCATCGCCGGCCTGACCGCCGCTTCGCCCTACCGCCTGGCCCTGTACGGCGACGAAACGCGCATCCGTGAAGCCCTCGCCGGCCTGCCCGTCGAGGGCCTTCCCGTGTCTGTCGTTGCCTGCACGCAGGATATCGAGATGGGCGAGGAACCGGCCGCGGCCATCCGCAACCGTCCCGACAGCCCGATCGTGCGCGCCATGACCGACCAGAAGCAGGGCCGCGTGAAGGCTGTCATCTCGGCCGGCTCCACCGGCGCCATGGTCGCGGCCAGCCTGATCATCCTCAAGCGGCTGCCCGGTGTCGACCGGCCCGCCATCGCCACGCGCATCCCCACGGTCAAGGGTGAACTGCTCCTGCTCGACGCCGGGGCCAACACGGAGTGCACGGCCGACCACCTGGTCAGTTTCGCGCACATGGGATCACTGTTCGCGCGCGAGGTGCTTGGTGTCGCTTCGCCTGCGGTCGGACAGCTGAACATCGGCGGCGAATCAAAGAAGGGCACGAAGGTCAACATCGAGACCTGGGAGCGCCTGTCGCAGTCGGGCCTGAACTTCATCGGGAACATCGAGGGCAACCAGCTCATGCTCGGGCCCTGCGATGTCGTCGTCACGGACGGCTACACCGGCAACAACACGTTGAAGGTGGTCGAGGGCTTCGCCCGTTTCATGGGCGCGCTCAGCAAGCGGCCCGACCTGACCGACCAGGAACGCGCCGCCTTCGCGCCGGTGCTCGGGTTCCTCGGACGCCAGTTCTCGTACGAGGTGTACGGCGGCGCCATGCTGCTCGGCGTTTCCGGCGTCAGCATCATCGCCCACGGGCGCAGCAGTTCGCGCGCCATCGCCAGCGCCGTGCGGGAGGCCTGGGAGCAGGTCCGCTATGACCTGCCCGGCAAGCTCGCCGCGGCCGGCGCCTGA
- the rpmF gene encoding 50S ribosomal protein L32, giving the protein MAVPRKKTSQSRKGLRRANWHLTKPDPNKCPHCSAPRLPHRVCRECGYYGDREVLVVEK; this is encoded by the coding sequence ATGGCTGTCCCACGCAAAAAGACTTCGCAGTCCCGCAAGGGCCTGCGCCGGGCCAACTGGCACCTGACCAAGCCCGATCCGAACAAGTGCCCGCATTGCAGTGCGCCGCGGTTGCCCCACCGCGTCTGCCGCGAGTGCGGCTACTACGGCGACCGCGAAGTCCTGGTCGTCGAGAAGTAG
- a CDS encoding DUF177 domain-containing protein: MILDLDRTPLGRSTLELSGSVELGLGEGRAPETALSGELTIQNLESRVLASGTLQASGTAECARCLASFRIDWDVPVDFMVLRDVHSEETEGETLLILQRDGEVELAESLREFAALAYPQSTVCREDCRGLCASCGADLNNGPCGCVEEPIDPRWAGLP, translated from the coding sequence ATGATTCTGGACCTCGACAGGACCCCTCTGGGCCGTAGCACGCTGGAACTCTCCGGATCGGTAGAGCTCGGGCTGGGCGAAGGCCGCGCGCCGGAAACGGCGCTCAGCGGCGAACTTACGATCCAGAACCTGGAGAGCCGCGTTCTGGCTTCCGGAACGTTGCAGGCCTCCGGCACAGCTGAGTGCGCGCGCTGCCTGGCTTCTTTCCGGATCGACTGGGACGTGCCGGTGGACTTCATGGTCCTGCGGGACGTGCACTCGGAGGAAACCGAGGGCGAGACCCTGTTGATCCTGCAGCGCGACGGCGAGGTCGAACTTGCCGAATCGCTGCGTGAGTTCGCGGCCCTGGCGTACCCGCAGTCGACGGTCTGCCGTGAGGACTGCCGCGGGCTGTGCGCGTCGTGCGGCGCCGACCTGAACAACGGGCCCTGCGGCTGCGTCGAGGAACCGATCGACCCGCGGTGGGCCGGGTTGCCCTGA
- a CDS encoding nucleoside-diphosphate kinase: MQQTYFMIKPEIVRAGTHVGDILAIVNRAGFRITGLAMRPLDRPLVEDFYGEHRERGFYKDLCDYICSGPVVTIRLERENAVLALRALIGATNPADAAVGTVRSLYGESLQFNAVHASANPEDAARELKLIFG, from the coding sequence ATGCAGCAGACCTACTTCATGATCAAGCCCGAGATCGTCCGCGCCGGCACCCATGTGGGCGACATCCTGGCCATCGTCAACCGCGCCGGCTTCAGGATCACCGGCCTGGCGATGCGGCCGCTCGACCGCCCGCTGGTGGAGGATTTCTACGGTGAGCACCGCGAGCGCGGCTTCTACAAGGACCTCTGCGACTACATCTGCAGCGGTCCGGTGGTCACGATCCGCCTCGAGCGCGAGAACGCCGTCCTGGCCCTGCGCGCGCTGATCGGCGCCACGAACCCGGCCGACGCCGCCGTCGGCACGGTGCGCAGCCTGTACGGGGAATCGCTGCAGTTCAATGCCGTCCATGCCTCGGCCAATCCCGAGGATGCGGCGCGTGAACTGAAACTCATTTTCGGTTAG
- the sucD gene encoding succinate--CoA ligase subunit alpha, whose product MAIFVDKNTRVVVQGITGRDGGFHTREMMAYGTKVVAGCTPGRGGQKFEDKVPVFDTVREAVANEGANTAVIFVPPSGASGAIMEAADAGCKLVVCITEGVPTVDMVKVMPYLKERGVRLVGPNCPGLLAPGIAKLGILPASIVKEGPVGLVSRSGTLTYEVVFQLTAAGIGQTTCLGIGGDPIIGTNFLDAIEAFNADPATEAFVMIGEIGGDAEEKAAAYIKAHVKKPVVSFIAGQTAPPGKRMGHAGAIVSGGTGTAAEKKKALNDVGIPVAERPMDIVPHLKSIWKR is encoded by the coding sequence ATGGCGATTTTCGTCGACAAGAACACCCGGGTCGTGGTGCAGGGCATCACCGGTCGCGACGGCGGGTTCCACACGCGCGAGATGATGGCCTACGGCACGAAGGTCGTGGCCGGCTGCACGCCGGGACGCGGCGGCCAGAAGTTCGAGGACAAGGTTCCCGTGTTCGACACGGTGCGCGAAGCGGTGGCCAACGAGGGCGCCAACACGGCGGTCATCTTCGTGCCGCCGTCCGGTGCGTCGGGCGCGATCATGGAAGCGGCCGACGCCGGCTGCAAGCTCGTCGTCTGCATCACCGAGGGCGTGCCCACGGTCGACATGGTCAAGGTCATGCCCTACCTCAAGGAGCGCGGCGTGCGCCTGGTCGGGCCGAACTGCCCGGGCCTGCTGGCCCCCGGCATTGCCAAGCTGGGCATCCTCCCGGCTTCCATCGTCAAGGAAGGCCCCGTGGGGCTCGTCAGCCGCAGCGGCACGCTCACCTACGAGGTCGTGTTCCAGCTGACGGCCGCCGGCATCGGCCAGACCACCTGCCTCGGCATCGGCGGCGACCCGATCATCGGCACGAACTTCCTCGACGCCATCGAGGCCTTCAATGCCGACCCGGCCACCGAGGCCTTCGTGATGATCGGCGAGATCGGCGGCGATGCGGAGGAGAAGGCGGCGGCCTACATCAAGGCCCACGTCAAGAAGCCGGTCGTCAGCTTCATTGCCGGCCAGACTGCGCCCCCGGGCAAGCGGATGGGCCATGCCGGCGCTATCGTCTCCGGCGGTACCGGCACGGCGGCGGAGAAGAAGAAGGCGCTCAACGACGTCGGCATCCCGGTGGCCGAGCGGCCGATGGACATCGTGCCGCACCTGAAGAGCATCTGGAAGCGGTAG
- the sucC gene encoding ADP-forming succinate--CoA ligase subunit beta: MNIHEYQAKEIFARHGLPVPPGSVATTVGEAVALAGKFGLPVMVKSQVLTGGRGKAGGVKFCKTIDDVKENASKILGMDIKGHIVRKVLVTPALDIASEYYVGMLIDRTSQRVLLMCSAEGGMEIEQVAKDKPEAILKLAIDPRYGLLDHEALELGLKMCPGDVKKARQLASAMQKLYVVFLAADASLAEINPFIFTPDGIGHAIDGKVSFDDNAMYRHADYEALRDVEAEDPAERQAREANLSFVKLEGNVGCLVNGAGLAMATMDLVKYYGGQPANFLDIGGSSNPEKVVNALRIILQDKAVKVILFNIFGGITRCDDVANGIIRATEMMSIDVPIVVRLTGTNEAEGRALLAKTKLHPAETMDEAVQKAIELAGKGA; this comes from the coding sequence GTGAATATCCACGAGTACCAGGCGAAGGAAATCTTCGCTCGCCACGGTCTGCCGGTTCCGCCGGGCTCCGTGGCCACGACCGTCGGCGAGGCGGTCGCGCTGGCGGGCAAGTTCGGCCTTCCGGTGATGGTCAAGTCGCAGGTGCTGACCGGCGGCCGCGGCAAGGCGGGCGGGGTCAAGTTCTGCAAGACGATCGACGACGTGAAGGAAAACGCGTCGAAGATCCTCGGCATGGACATCAAGGGCCATATCGTGCGCAAGGTGCTGGTCACGCCCGCGCTGGACATCGCCAGCGAGTACTACGTCGGCATGCTCATCGACCGCACCTCGCAGCGCGTGCTGCTGATGTGCAGCGCCGAGGGCGGCATGGAGATCGAACAGGTGGCCAAGGACAAGCCCGAGGCCATCCTCAAGCTGGCCATCGACCCGCGCTACGGCCTGCTCGACCACGAAGCCCTCGAGCTCGGCCTTAAGATGTGCCCGGGCGACGTCAAGAAGGCCCGGCAGCTGGCCTCGGCGATGCAGAAGCTGTACGTCGTGTTCCTGGCCGCCGATGCCAGCCTGGCCGAGATCAACCCGTTCATCTTCACGCCGGACGGCATCGGCCACGCCATCGACGGCAAGGTCAGCTTCGACGACAACGCCATGTATCGCCACGCCGACTACGAGGCGCTGCGCGACGTCGAGGCCGAGGATCCCGCCGAGCGCCAGGCGCGCGAGGCGAACCTCAGCTTCGTGAAGCTGGAGGGCAACGTCGGCTGCCTGGTCAACGGCGCCGGCCTGGCCATGGCCACCATGGACCTGGTGAAGTACTACGGCGGCCAGCCGGCGAACTTCCTGGACATCGGCGGCAGCTCGAATCCCGAGAAGGTCGTCAACGCCCTCAGGATCATCCTGCAGGACAAGGCCGTGAAGGTCATCCTGTTCAATATTTTCGGCGGCATCACGCGCTGTGACGACGTCGCCAACGGCATCATCAGGGCCACCGAGATGATGAGCATCGACGTGCCCATCGTCGTGCGGTTGACCGGCACGAACGAGGCCGAGGGCCGCGCCCTGCTGGCCAAGACGAAGCTCCACCCGGCCGAGACCATGGACGAAGCGGTCCAGAAGGCGATCGAGCTCGCTGGCAAGGGTGCGTAG